AATTAAGACAAATGAAGTAATTAACCATATAACTAAATACATTAATTATAAGTGTTTATAAATGAAATCAACAAATAATTGAAATCAAGTATATAGGAAGCCGGCAGGGTGGTAAAACTAGTCCAAATTTCAACTAAAAAAAcaataaacaaagaaaaatagcCTTTACCTaaaaaactaaacaaaaatTTCTCTATTGTCCTTGTCATTTTCCATTATAAAATGTTCATCTCAACTAAAGAATTACAAAAACAACTTCGATTTGCAATCCCTAATTTCTCAAATCCCATGTAAACATCTTTCAAGCTAAGTGTATATTTTCAcacacaaaaacaaataaaaaaaagtgcATAAGGGTtttgttttcaagtatgttttcaattcTTCCGATCTTGAAAGAGAAATTTTAGATACCTTAATTTCATCATCAAATGGCATCCGAAAAGAACAACTATTCCGATAGCTCAAGCGAAGACACGATGGATCGCGAATCGGAGAAATTGAACGATGATAACAACGGTATAGGACGTTCCTATGAGTGTAATTTTTGTAAAAGAGGATTCACAAATGCTCAAGCTTTAGGAGGTCACATGAATATTCATAGAAAAGACAAGTTGAAGGCCAAGCAAAATAATTCTCATCATCAAGAATCATCAAAATTATCCAAAGAAGTTAATTATGCCTTTGATAATTCAAGGTACTATGCTTCACCTATTTCAAGTCATGATGAATTGCAACAACATAACTATTCTAGGGCACAAATGAATAGTTATCAATTTCATCATTTCCAATTACCTCAAAACCCTAGTTACCAACATGTTTATAATCATCATGATCACCACGATGATTCGCGTCTGAGGCATGACAATTATTATGATGCTAATAACCTTAGTCTGAGAATTGGACCTACTCTTATTAacgatgatgatgaagaaggaGGAGGGAAGAAAGATGTAGATGAAAGTGAACTCGATTTGGAGCTTCGTCTTGGCTATAATAATCACTAATTAAATCGTCGTTAGtgatcaatttttatttctatacttagtagtttgatgaaatatttggtCATGGTGTACAAAAATCAAGTGGAAAGTGGTTACTCattgaactttgaagtgcttTATTCAGAAGCCAAAAGGGGAAAATAGGGACCGATTGGTGAGTAAAATGTTtaagtttgttttttttaaaaaaaacttcaatATCTATCTCAAGAAAGATGTGCATATATTTACACACATTAAGTGAAAATCTTTTTAGTGTGTAGGTATATGAACATTGTTTGCAATTTTTGTACTTTTTGTGTTCTTCtattgctatatatatggattattAAAGAAACATTTGTGCCTCAAAATGTTCTATATTATTTCGACATGATTTCTTCACTTCCGTTATTTCTTTTTTCGCTATGCTTTGAAACAACTTCTCTGTCTCTCGTGGTAGGAATAAGGTTTATGAACACTTTACTCTCTTcagactccacttgtggattatactgatttatgttattgttgttgttgtgtctCAATTCATTTGTGTTGGATACATATATTGTTTGTTCTTCTAGTTTTCGTGCCATTAACTTCAGAATAAGTAAACGAGAAAGATAATTTTGTGTAGGGGTCTtgccaacccccccccccccaaccccAATCACACGGGAGGTGAACACTCCTGTGCGAATGGCTTttggtaagaaaaaaaaaaagtaaacaagGATTACTTTCTAGTCCACAAATTGTGTCATTTTCCCCCAATTTGATCTTCACATGCCAAGAAATGATGATGGTCAGCTAGTACAATAATGCCTAAAAATTGAGTGATCATCAATGAGTTATTAACTTTCCTAGCCTTATGCCATTTACAGCAACTGTAAATCTAGAAATTGTTTTTCTTAGCTATATAGAGCAATCTTCTATATAAGTTAAGCCAAGCCAAGCAAACGATAATCCATCGACACCAAGGAGTTAATTACTTGTTAAACATTTGGAGGTAAAAATATACTATGAAAATAGTTTGTGTTCAATATTTGTACTCATCATTTCATTTTAATCATCTCCATGGACAGTAATGATGATCATTTAAGTATTCCCACACCCCCGCCCCTAATTATATTATCCATGCTCCAATTGAAAGGTTTGAGTGTGGGGGTTGGGGTTGAAGGGGAATTGAGTTTCCCACATCGGTTATGTAGGggtgatttaatttttttatattttttgagccgagggtctatcagaaacatCCTATTTATTCTATCTTTGTGGTAGTTGGAGGTAAGGACTACGTACACTCTGCTTGGAATTGAGTTTGCCACATCGATTATGTAGGGGTgatttaatcttcttatatttttccatccgagggtctatcagaaacaacctATCTATTCTATCTATGCGGTAGCCagaggtaaggtctgcgtacactttgtCTTTCTCAAATCTCATTTGTGGGACTACActaaatatgttgttgttggggATAATTGAGTTTCCCACATCGATTATGTAGGGGTgatttaatcttcttatatttttttgagtcgagggtctatcagaaacaacctACTATTGTGGTAGCTAAAGGTAAGATGTACATATACTCTGGCTTCCGTAGATTCCATTTGTGTGACTACactagatatgttgttgttgttggatttAATCTTCCTATATGATCCTTGACAATTCTCAACTCATGAGCTAActttttctatatatacaaaaaaaaaaaaaaaaaactatgagTTAACTTTTGAGATTGGATTAAGccccaaattttcttttatcacaACCACTCTACTTTTGGAATTGCATGTCAATAGATATCTATATTGTCCATAAACACCAACCCCCTCCCCGCCCCAACCCCAACacaaagaaaaaagtaaaagtgggAATTAATCTTACGGAATTTATTATAGAGATATTGTTTTAGTACATGAGCTAAAAACACAACTTGATGATCACAAGTGTCATTGTTTTGGCATATGCTTTTTGGTTTATTGAAGCTTCTAAAATGAGTATTATACATGCTAATCCAAACAGAATGATCATATTCAAGtagcaaaaatattttttatggacTGCCAATTTGTCTGGACTTAGTTGTGGGGAGCTTCAATTCCTTAGCAAAATCATATAGGATACTACAAGTGCtgattaatttcattttttttagctTCTTCCACCATAGGAAATTAGGAAATAACAAGGTTATTAGCTTAGTGTTTTCCCCATAAATGATCAATATATATACGAATTTCTCTAAGAATCCTAGGAAACAAGACTAGGATCAACTAGTCATGACAAGTTAATTAATGACATCAAATATGATATTTCAATGGAGAATTACAATTGCACATTAAtgtttgtttcttctttttatatattcACCTATTTATGCGTAATAACCAAAATTGTTAGAAAGAATTAAACTCCAATTAATGTCTAAGAGCATCGCAAACATCAATGTTGGTCGTGGTGGGTTGGTTGAGATTCAAACATTCTTAACCAGAGGTCTTTGTTTGAGCCTTTGAGAATGAAAAAATTCTTTTGGGAGCGTCGCTCCTACAAATGGACCCTGCAATGCGTATACGAATTTAATTAGACTTCAATACGAATATCAGATACCAAGTGAGAAAccggaaaaaagaagaagcataTTTGCATAGGAACTGAACAAGAAGCTAGCTTTAACATagttatacttttttttttggggggaacCACCCAACTTCCAAAATTAGATATGTGCTAGGAATATTATTGATCACAAAAAATGTATAGATTGGAGGAGGATTAGGGGGGAAGGAGATATTTCACTTTCTTACTAAGACATCTAGAAATTATTTTCTTGTAGCTAGCTAGATGTTTTCtatgtaattttaattttttaaagttactTTATTTAGGTTGATATAGTAAATAAACTCTAAAAGAGtagtttgaattttcttgattttcttccTTAGTACTATGCACAAGTGAACTACACTTGTGTgctaatttttaattattttttttgtgtgtgtattgGTCAAGAAACTTATCCTTAGTAATGCTCAAAAATGATGCCCTTGCTTTTGTAACATGATAAAATCTTGTGGTAAAGACTAACTAGTCATCATTTATTGGCTTCATTTGCCTAGAAAGATAAGTATAGAAGTAATTAATTGACAAGCTAGGAGGAATTAATAGCATTTCTTGTATGCACATTTATTTATGTTTATCAAAGGGCCCTCGTTCTATCTTTTTACCAATCAAATGGAGGGGACATAAAGCCTAatcttcttttatattttaggaCAATAGAGATTCTATTCTATTAGAATAAAAACAATTATACTTTTGCATTTAAACCACATTTGTTAATGTATATACAGAAAAGTATTCAAGGTGAATTGAATTGCCACGTATTAGTCTTCAGCTTTTCTTCAGAAGGTGGGAAGATCTAATTTATAACCTTAAGAATTTTACACTAGGTATTTTTCTTGATCATGCTTCTTTAGATAGTCATTGTTGAGCTTCCACATCTGCCACTTAGAGATGAAAAGGTTTATTTCTATGATCTTGAGTAGGGGTGGCTAAATAATTAgccaaatgaaagaaaaatttgcttatttattaatttaattcattttgaTCCGTTTAATTAAATTTGTTCAATATGGGGCTGATAAATATGTATCCTAAATTGACTTATGAAATACCTTATCAAATACATACTTACTTCATAAGTTAATTATTAGGGGTATATTAGGCATAAAGTTAATTTCTTATCATGATAATAGAGTCAATCAGTTAGGTTAATATTAATGCTTGGTTTACTCGATATTGGACCTCATATTATAGTTTCCGTGTTCAGTTGACAAATCTGAGCGGATATAATGAtattgaaatatgttttgttaaTTAAGGTCCGAAGATATTATGAatatcattttgatattttcttaTCTAGTGGACTATcactgcaaaaaaaaaaaaaaaagaagaagaatttgatCAAGTTTGGAGCTTTATTTTACTAaagtctatttatttttattttgtttattttattctaaTGCAATGTATATAGAGACATATAATTTTCACTATTAATAAATCGTTAATTTCCGATGAAATTCGTAGGAATTTGACTCGACGAATAGTGTTGTCATGAGTTTTCGCCAAATGGAGAGTAAAGTGCTTGCTAAGCACGACTCCAACATGTTACACTCGATCAGAGTGTGCTTGAATTTCACTTGTAGAAGTTCGAACTTTAGCATAATGTTGAATTGGCTAAAAAGATATTACTCTTTATATTACACTCGGTATAAGACTATAATATAAGTAAGAAATTGAGAGTAAATCGAGTGAAAATTTAAACCTAATCTAAATTTAAATCTAATCTTTTAAGGAATTTAATGCTAGGTATGCAAACAAACTCAACATGAACAAAATTTTCACTTAGAGGTGGATTCATATACATACTTGGACTTCTGTGGCcatatattatacaaatttgtGCTCAAGATCCTTCATATAAAATAGAATACTGATCATTTTGATATAACACACTGTACTCCATACCATTATTCATTTGAGTTCTTAAATCAAGTTATTGAATAGCTCTTAAAGTTTAGTTTCATTTCTCTTTTAGGAGTGATAAGAGTAACATAAAGGTAAATTAAATAGTGATTTTAAATTGGTGAATGCACtgatttttttaagtttttcatTATCTATATCTCGTAATTTATGATCTTTGTATTTTATTTGGGGACAAAAAGCAGCACAGTGCACAAAACATCTGGGGAGGGATTGGGCCACAAGAATCAAAATATGTATACTTTATTTAAATCCCATAGTGAAAAATCTCAATTACAACTTtccctcatttttcttaaattatccgATTTCCCTGATTTCTCccagatttctgatacattagtagttcttctgatacatcacgttttgggtgtataataattaatgttgttgatttatttatggatagtaacgTAATTTAAGGTAGGATTCcttgtttcaatcaattactTAGCTAAATAAGAGAATTAACCCATACAAAGCGTAACAGTTATAAGAGActtgaaaaagtaaaaaaacagagcataaacAAAGCATAGGATCGTACCAAAACTTcaatccaaaattcaaaattcatcaaGTAATTCGAGATGAATATCTCGATTCTTCTGAGACATTCTGGAGTTTGGCTATCCGAGGTGAGTTATGAAcgatacaaaagtgatggaatcgtAGTGGGCGATAATATATGTTACGTGAATCTAAAATCAgcagtaaagtttgatacattGATAACTGATACATGACCATTTGACAGATTTAgtgttgatacattgaagattgttggaTTAGTTTTCAACTGATTTGTGGTTAatacataacatcttgtattgatataagTTGTAGATGTATTAGAAGCattaaagtttgatacatgagaatctgatacataaactttcatcttatatttgagtttgatacatgagagtAACTGATACATGACCATTAGACAGATTTAGtacaaaaataaggaaaattaaAATTGTTTACATACATTGGGCTTGCTAATGTTGCTACTTGGACAAGTAGATTGTGAATCTCCACTACATGTGAGTCCAGATTTTTGGGTTTTTGCTTCTGGTATTTGTATAGAACAATTTTCAAGTATCGGAGTATCATTATCAAAACAGAGCATTTTTTGGAAAGATGAAGTAGTGAAACTGAAACATCCTGCTAGGCCGCCATCATCGTCGCCGGCAAATAATAGTTCTGAATAGGTTCCTCCGTCCAGTGTACTCTCCTTTTCATCCTTCATTGCTTTATCTGACACTTATATTACTCTATTCGACATATTCAACATATTCGACAGATTTAGTATTGATACATTAAAGACTCTGTATTAGTTTTCAATTGAtttgtggttgatacataacatcttgtattgatataagttgtatgtatcagaagcagtaaagtttgatacatgagaatctgatgcataaactttcatcttatattcgagtttgatacatgagagtaactgatacatgaccattcgacatattaagggttgatacattgaagattgttgtattagttttcaactgaattgtggttgatacataacatcttgtattgatataTGTTGTAGATGtttcagaagcagtaaagcttctgataaatgaaaatatgatacataaaaatAACTGATACATAACCATATCTGATATATTCGATAGATTaagggttgatacattgaagattattgtattagttttcaactgaattgtggttgatacataacatcttgtattgatataggttgtagatgtatcagaagcagtaaagcttctaatacatgagaatctgatacatacactgatacatgagaatagctgatacataagaatagctGATACATAACCATATATGATGCATTCGATAGATTaagggttgatacattgaagattgttgtattagttttcaactggattatggttgatacataacatcttgtattgatataggttgtagatgtatcagaagcagtaaagcttaatacatgagaatttgatacataaactttcatcttaacttcgaatctgatacatgagaatctgataatAGTCTGCTAAATTGTTGAATATCCAATAGAAATATTTACTATtggtacaaaaataaaattgtacattctactactacaaaattcaaaataaaataatttaagattcctgatacataaactttggGCGTGTAGTTACAGAAACAACTTTTTCCCCCTTTTCTTAAAGATTTTTTCAGAAGGTTCATCAACTTCCAACCTAGAATTCGAAGATTGAACATTCTTTCTCTTCGCCATTTACAGATTCGTTGTCCCTAATAAATTGTTCCTCGGAATGGACCTATTTTCTTGAAACCCATGAACATTAAGATGAAAAAGTTGGTAAAACAGAACTTGGGATTGAAAGTTTAGTTGACTCAGGCAATGTTTCAGATTGTTTCTCTTCAGCCACCATTAATTTAAGTGTATACATGGTAATATACTTGTTTCACATTCAGAGCCTTCCACATCATCTGCTAAGCCCAAGCCAGTGCAACAACAAGATATATCGGGATTTGAGGATTTTTCTACAAAATCTCCTGCAATGATACAAAAGTAATGTTCATGATACATAAACACCAGtccaaattatttatcaaaaaatagaTCAAACTATATCAGATAAACAGAATTAAATCATGTATCATAACCAGTGTATAAATTTGATACATAATGATGATTccaatgtatcagatacacatcAAACCAAAATATATACTTGATGCCCCTTAAGACCTTAATCAAACAAATGtatcatgtattatttttttgtataaggTACATAAATTTGATTACAAATATCTCGAGATgcactttaaaattttaaactcTGTATATCCTTATGTTGTTCGACTTGTAATAAGAACCGAAATTAATAACAAAATTAGGGTTTTATGTATCAACAAACACCATTTAGAACATGATACATCAAAAGAAATATTATCAGCATTCAATGAACTACAATTCTagaatcaaaaatcaaaattaagaaatttacaATGAAAATTTATACCTTGGGTAATGTAGGTCGAGAAATCTAAGATCCAATTTTTCTACCCTTTTTGGGGTTTCTTTTTCCACATTGCTTTTGAAAGACAAAGATACATCATTTTTCGACTTCTCCTTCTTAGAATTCTGCTTCGCCATATTTAATTGATCCTTTATTAGTTTGGATCTAGTTTGTGTCAAAGCATTTTCAACAACATTATGAAGACAATCAATATTATGTATGTCTAATTGGGTAATACCAACACTAAATGAAGGTGCATCatccatatgtatcagaagtaagaagatacaaaaaaaaattgaaatagaatAACTAAAGATGAAGAAGAACGAAAATTACCTATAGAGTAAAAGGAAGTTGAGATTGAGTGGAGAGagaacaaaatttaaaatttaaaatggtaaTTAACTGCAGTGATTTGAGGGAATGAAATTAGGAAGAGATGGAgtgaaaatagaaaagaaaatcGTGTCTTGAGTTTCAAGAGTGATGTATCCGGATGAAGGTGAGTTTTGAATATAAATAgggatttttgaaatattttagaatggtaggtaataatagtaaatatagtaGGTAATGAAGTGtagttaagtaatttttcctcaaattatttatccaaTATGTATAATGTATacatttttttgtttgaatAGTACATTCTAAAGTTATCCTTGCAGCAGGAAAAAGGAAATGTTTCTCTTATTCTTGTGAAGTTATAACCcactaatgacatgaattagcAAAATGTCTCGTGGAAAACAAGCTCcttgaaaatgagaaaaataatttttctaatgaaagtagaaaaaataaatttcacaagTGACATGCATAGCCTCACATAACTAACCCACACACGTGTGCCCTTGAAACGAGCCTCGAGGCGAGTCCCAAATTAAGTTGCTTTTTAAAACACTCATCATGACTATTATGGACTTGCATAGTATataattttgggaaaattacccatttacacatgttatattatcatatttacTAATACTCCCTActagttgaaaaaatatttaaaatcctCTTTTTTAACCCTCTCACTCTttcactgatacatcacttttACTTTAAATCAGTTATCCTAAATTCACGCTTATTCTTCAGCCTCATCGCCGGCAGtttcattttttcaattttagtccatctattactcaatttcaagcttATAATTAAGGTATATTCAAGTTTTTTCTTTACTGGTATCTCACTTCTTTCCCACCTCATTCGATTTCCTCTGTTTTCTTCTGTAATGTTTTTTTTACTCATATTGTTCATTGATACACATGGAATCCGCTCTATCTTTTAGTGTTGGTCTCactcaattgaataaaaatcaagaaattcttgtttcaccggacgaggttagatccaaacatcgtaacaaTCCATcagtgatggataagctacgaGAGAAATCGAAGTTGAAATTCCAAGTTCAACATTCACCCAAAGAAGTCGACaagaagattgaaggggtttcaacacgccctaatctcccataggtatgagttcatataagatatttttttaatattgttttttatgaatatttactgtttctgatacatataattttatgtatcagattcgtaTGTATCATCATTTAATGCTTCTGATATATCGTGGTTTTGTATCAAATGCTCATGTATCGGgatttactacttctgatacatcttatttatgtatcagattcttatgtatcaagcttacatgagaatctgatacatcttgtttatatatttttttaaaatgtcatttttctgAAGATTTACTGATTCTTGATACATCTAGTTTATGTAccagattcttatgtatcaaactttaatgtttctgatacatcatgtttttGTATCGGATTCTCATTTATCAAGCTTTAATCctcctgatacatcttgtttatgtatcagaatctcgtGTATCAAGCTATAATGCTTCTGATATTTCATGTTTATGTATCAAGATTAAGTTGTATTTAATCAGTTTTCATGTTAATGTAGGGAATGAAGTACGTCCTCAAGAAGATCCTCTCACACTCCCTGAGATTCGGCACTGTATATAcgactaattttattgatgatttcaaatcatcaataggtgatgAAGCTATACAATTATTTCGACAAACCATATTTGGTCATTATCAGATATATCTAGTTCAGAAGTTTCTACTATATTTAGTGAATATGTATCAGTTGTATGactaatactttcttaaaatgtgcagcacattgatgtaatattttactaccttTGAAAGAAATCCAAGATGTAGTTGGGCAATCGGTATCAATACACAACAATAAactgtatttttaaaattttcatcgaATTTGCACACACAAGATACTATCACATTCCACCTGTCATTTTTATCCAAGAAGATATGGCAAGGGCCTCTGTTGTAGCTCATCATGAGAGATCtgtgaagaacataataagaggtttCTCAATACTCGCAGGGTTGCCCTGACATTTGGTAAAAGAGGTATACATCCCGGTAAATTTTGATGTGGATTTTTATTGGATTCTGACAGTAATTGTGTTGAAACAGAGGTTGATACGCGTCTATGATTCATCATCTAGAAGAAGAAGTAGCAACCCTTTCCCAGAGATTCAAAAGATAGCAGTAATGCTACCTACATACCTTCACGATAGTGATTTTTTTGAGAAGTCTGAACGTACTGATTGGTCATCgcttgattcatacaaggacaaatcaaCAAGAAAGTGATAGCTTGTGAGTattaataaatatgtatatttaaatcattactgtgtcaaatttaaatttttttaaagttgtgtattttttttttgcaaggaTTGTGGTGTTTTCATCGctatttttgttgaatatcttagtgatgaaATTTCTATTCTAACTACTAGACTACATGCCGAATTCTTCCGTTCAAGATATGCCGCACTATTATGAAAGTATGATTGTCGGAAGGCTAAGGATGATTTTGTTATCGACaacgacgatccaaaaaaaTCTAAGAGAGATTTCATATCTCCTGGTCAAGGAGAACCAATTGACatcgagtagtttttttttttaattttatagtagTAGAATGTACAATTATGTTTTTGCactaatagtaaatattttttttggctattcAATAATTTAgcagacttttaagtttttctcatatttatgtatcatattctgatttatcaaacttgaatgCTTCTGAgacttcttatttatttatcaagttTTCATTTATCAATCTTTAATAtttatgatacatcttgtttttatatcatattctcatgtatcaaacttgattgcttctgatacatctactttatgtactagattgtaatgtatcaagatttaataattctgatacatctacatttatgtatcagaatctctttcatcaatctttacagcttctgatatatattatttatgcatcagattgtaatgtatcaagatttaaaaattttgatacatctacatttatgtatcagcatCTCATATATTAAGCTTTAGAGCTTCTG
This DNA window, taken from Solanum dulcamara chromosome 3, daSolDulc1.2, whole genome shotgun sequence, encodes the following:
- the LOC129883706 gene encoding transcriptional regulator TAC1, which codes for MASEKNNYSDSSSEDTMDRESEKLNDDNNGIGRSYECNFCKRGFTNAQALGGHMNIHRKDKLKAKQNNSHHQESSKLSKEVNYAFDNSRYYASPISSHDELQQHNYSRAQMNSYQFHHFQLPQNPSYQHVYNHHDHHDDSRLRHDNYYDANNLSLRIGPTLINDDDEEGGGKKDVDESELDLELRLGYNNH